From the Orenia metallireducens genome, one window contains:
- a CDS encoding protease complex subunit PrcB family protein: MIKIPLKSLISSGKANSKSLIPFQHLLPKKGDDLCQRDDCSCEVDFQVITRKEHVFELPKYHQRLLDLNIDYSKYFLIYASIGGNNVRGCEVKIDKIKQEGNQIIVQTKRLIPSSSTFTLEMVNVPYDLVKVKKSKLLTKGLLKFKFLDCHAKLLYSTTFKVD; encoded by the coding sequence ATGATTAAAATTCCATTAAAATCATTAATATCTAGTGGAAAAGCTAATAGTAAAAGTCTTATTCCTTTTCAGCATCTACTGCCAAAAAAAGGAGATGATCTTTGTCAAAGGGATGACTGTAGCTGTGAAGTCGACTTTCAGGTTATTACAAGAAAAGAACATGTCTTCGAACTCCCTAAGTATCATCAGAGGTTATTGGACTTAAATATAGACTATAGTAAATATTTTTTAATCTATGCCTCAATCGGTGGGAATAATGTTAGGGGTTGTGAAGTAAAGATAGATAAGATTAAACAGGAAGGGAATCAAATTATAGTTCAGACTAAGAGGTTAATTCCAAGTAGTAGTACATTTACTTTAGAGATGGTTAATGTCCCTTATGATTTAGTCAAAGTAAAGAAGAGTAAATTACTAACAAAAGGACTTTTAAAATTTAAATTTTTAGATTGCCATGCTAAACTATTATATAGTACTACCTTTAAGGTTGATTAA
- a CDS encoding N-acetylmuramoyl-L-alanine amidase family protein: protein MKNKYSLIALFVAVTVFLSLVVEAKSPKFILDGEELSLEFIKVVNGRTLISARFISDYFGDRVSWDNNKKTLEIYNKSAHVILKVNDRIALINNKPVPLDIQPALVDGQVMVPLRFLTKLYGGTLAWDGENKSINYHKNMVNDVSIKTFNQTSQVIIDMDSLSKYNLKLYHQPTRLVLDIKNVGLNMLKNLISVNSSMIKQVRISQYNFDPAVVRVTVDINAMSSYYLIEEGSRLILSIRNNLQVATSSIISQPRVKEELKLSRKKIVIDAGHGGYDPGAIGVMGVEEKSVNLDIAQKVNNLLRQKGYNTVMTRENDRFIPLAGRAEIANTLNADIFVSIHANSHPRTSVNGAETYAHWNASKENWALAWYVQSEMIKRSGLEDKGLKAANFAVLRESTMPSILVETGFLSNPVEERLLGSASFRQKVAEGIVAGIEKYYQEKKTN, encoded by the coding sequence ATGAAAAATAAATATAGTCTAATTGCACTATTTGTTGCAGTAACGGTTTTTTTATCTTTAGTAGTAGAGGCTAAAAGTCCTAAATTTATCCTAGATGGTGAGGAATTAAGCCTTGAATTTATAAAGGTTGTTAATGGAAGAACACTAATTTCTGCTCGTTTTATTTCAGATTACTTTGGGGATAGAGTGAGCTGGGATAATAATAAAAAGACTTTAGAGATATATAATAAGAGCGCTCATGTTATTCTTAAGGTAAATGATAGAATAGCTTTAATTAATAATAAACCTGTTCCTCTAGATATACAGCCTGCTTTAGTTGATGGACAAGTTATGGTGCCATTGAGATTTTTAACAAAGTTATATGGTGGGACTCTGGCTTGGGATGGTGAAAACAAGTCAATAAATTATCATAAGAATATGGTGAATGATGTTAGTATTAAGACCTTCAATCAAACATCACAAGTAATTATAGATATGGACTCTTTAAGTAAATATAATTTGAAATTATATCATCAGCCTACTAGATTGGTCCTAGATATAAAGAATGTGGGATTGAATATGCTTAAGAATCTAATTTCAGTCAACAGTAGTATGATTAAGCAGGTTAGAATCAGTCAGTATAATTTTGATCCTGCGGTAGTAAGGGTTACTGTTGATATTAATGCAATGAGTAGTTACTATTTGATTGAAGAAGGTTCTCGATTAATTTTGAGTATCCGTAATAACTTACAAGTGGCTACTTCTTCTATTATTAGTCAACCTAGAGTTAAAGAAGAATTGAAATTATCAAGAAAGAAGATAGTCATAGATGCTGGACATGGGGGCTATGATCCTGGTGCCATTGGTGTAATGGGGGTAGAAGAGAAGAGTGTTAATTTGGATATAGCTCAAAAGGTAAACAATTTATTAAGGCAAAAAGGTTATAATACTGTCATGACTAGAGAAAATGATCGCTTTATTCCACTAGCTGGACGAGCAGAGATAGCTAATACCCTAAATGCTGATATTTTTGTCAGTATTCATGCCAATTCCCACCCTAGGACTTCAGTTAATGGGGCTGAAACTTACGCTCATTGGAATGCAAGTAAGGAAAATTGGGCGTTAGCATGGTATGTACAAAGTGAAATGATTAAGAGAAGTGGATTAGAAGACAAAGGTTTAAAGGCTGCTAATTTTGCTGTATTAAGAGAAAGCACTATGCCATCAATTTTAGTAGAAACAGGCTTCTTATCAAATCCTGTTGAGGAGAGATTACTAGGTTCTGCAAGTTTTAGACAGAAGGTTGCTGAGGGGATTGTGGCAGGGATTGAGAAATATTATCAAGAAAAAAAGACTAATTGA
- a CDS encoding GerMN domain-containing protein — MLKEKIINLYIVVGLCILVILLFSEFFTTKEVKLYFSDAQAQYLTAEIREIKSNNLYENVIKELIKGPETKGLEMTIPTQTKLLGIELKGRTATVDFSKEIQTNHWGGSTGETVTVYSIVNTLTALDGVDKVQILVEGSKVQTLVGHLELEEPLTFNSNLIN, encoded by the coding sequence ATGTTAAAAGAGAAAATTATAAACTTATATATTGTTGTGGGACTTTGTATCTTGGTTATTCTTTTGTTCTCTGAGTTTTTTACAACTAAAGAGGTTAAATTATATTTTAGTGATGCTCAGGCTCAATACTTGACAGCTGAGATAAGAGAGATAAAGTCTAACAATCTGTATGAGAATGTCATTAAAGAGTTGATTAAAGGACCAGAAACTAAAGGGCTGGAGATGACTATTCCTACTCAAACGAAGTTATTGGGAATAGAGCTGAAGGGGAGGACAGCTACAGTTGACTTTAGTAAGGAAATACAGACTAATCATTGGGGTGGGAGTACAGGCGAGACAGTTACTGTCTATTCTATTGTCAATACATTAACTGCTCTCGATGGTGTAGATAAGGTTCAAATATTGGTTGAAGGTAGTAAGGTACAGACTTTGGTAGGTCATTTAGAGTTAGAAGAACCCTTAACTTTTAATAGCAACTTAATAAATTAA
- the murI gene encoding glutamate racemase has product MGKKNPIALFDSGVGGLTIAKEVIAEFPKEQIIYFGDTAHLPYGIRSQSQVRDFVLEIIDYFIKMDAKMVIIACNTATAAGLKDAQKRFDIPIIGPIEPGVEEAVLATDNNKIGVIATEGTIESGAYQKGLKEASSKIEVFSQPCPEFIPLVERGELYSSEAKEIAEAYLTPLKKERIDTLLLGCTHFPYLEGIIRDVMGEKVKLIYPGRGIALKVREILNKKDLLNEDNSIEDNQFYVSDLDKLSNDFVKLGKEFLNFKELEFRKLNIWR; this is encoded by the coding sequence ATGGGTAAAAAAAATCCAATAGCTCTCTTTGATTCGGGAGTAGGGGGGCTAACAATTGCTAAAGAGGTAATAGCTGAATTTCCTAAGGAGCAGATTATCTACTTTGGGGATACAGCTCATCTCCCTTATGGTATAAGATCACAAAGTCAGGTAAGGGACTTTGTGCTTGAGATTATAGATTACTTTATTAAAATGGATGCTAAGATGGTAATAATAGCTTGTAATACTGCTACAGCAGCAGGATTAAAGGATGCTCAAAAGAGATTTGATATACCAATTATAGGACCAATTGAACCAGGTGTAGAAGAGGCTGTATTGGCAACAGATAATAATAAGATAGGAGTAATAGCAACAGAAGGGACAATTGAAAGTGGAGCCTATCAGAAGGGGCTAAAGGAGGCATCTTCTAAGATTGAGGTCTTCTCCCAGCCCTGTCCTGAATTCATTCCGTTAGTTGAGAGAGGAGAGCTTTATAGTAGTGAAGCTAAAGAGATTGCTGAGGCTTATCTTACACCATTAAAGAAAGAAAGGATAGATACTTTATTATTGGGTTGTACTCATTTTCCTTATTTAGAGGGAATTATTAGAGATGTTATGGGGGAAAAGGTAAAGTTGATTTATCCTGGTAGAGGTATTGCATTAAAGGTTCGGGAGATTTTAAATAAAAAGGACTTGTTAAATGAAGATAATAGTATAGAGGATAACCAATTTTATGTCAGTGATTTAGATAAACTATCTAATGATTTTGTGAAATTAGGTAAAGAATTTTTAAATTTTAAAGAATTGGAATTCAGAAAGCTTAATATTTGGAGATAA
- a CDS encoding N-acetylmuramoyl-L-alanine amidase family protein, whose product MPKRVLVLTLMFLVITSISIRAEEDDEIRLMINGDLITDQLDYKIVDNSILIPLEILTDNLSIKMKWFTSIDTIQLDKEGKVIKFRVGDKYLQVDNQIIKMDTKVISINEKIMVPLKDLGNALGLLIKSYPEQRIVKISEVKGKIKDIDYPKNEDYEGLELLITEEVDYDVQFFSNPARIVLDIQGATITSNLDKPKVDSDLIKGYHISQLNNNTKVIIDLYDNINYNIEQRKDGDEYKYLVKLSPIINSINYDGSRINIGATRPLNATRVNYLSNPSRVVIDIKNAALEKARELKVEDKSIKRVRLSQFQTQPYNIVRVVLDLEGEIKVEVENNGGDLAVIPLSSQLLGIDYSSEEDLLFKLSNQVEPKVFPLVNGDRLVFDFPFTVNTIKEHTLKVDNKLIEEIRISQFNKEKSRVVVDLTKLVPYKLEWKGNNLQVKLVNNLTGVHLEEKKLKQTLKLSLLKDREYKVYKLVNPNRLVIDIFDTIVDLKQIELSKVDGIIKDIRVSQYSTDPNQVRIALELEKDLDFEIKSESITDNIEIDIIEERFRSYLKGKVIVVDAGHGGRDPGAIGYSGSREKDLVLDMALRLEELLEDGGAEVIMTRKTDDYIELTDRSKIANDNNADIFVSLHLNSHVDGQYSGTETYIRPNYNQANLLLANLTQRALLRDLGTYDRGVKANDLKVLDTTNMPAVLNEIAFLSNKEEEVLLMSEEFRDKAAIALYKGINNYFRLLAEEES is encoded by the coding sequence ATGCCAAAGCGGGTATTAGTACTGACATTAATGTTTTTGGTAATAACATCTATATCTATTAGAGCAGAAGAAGATGATGAGATTAGGCTGATGATTAATGGTGATTTAATTACTGATCAATTAGATTATAAGATAGTAGATAATAGTATATTAATTCCTTTAGAGATATTGACAGATAATCTCTCTATTAAAATGAAATGGTTTACATCTATTGATACTATCCAGTTAGATAAAGAAGGTAAGGTTATCAAATTTAGAGTTGGTGATAAGTACTTACAAGTTGATAATCAAATCATTAAAATGGATACAAAAGTAATATCAATTAATGAGAAGATTATGGTTCCATTGAAGGATTTGGGTAATGCTTTAGGTTTATTGATTAAGTCCTATCCTGAGCAGAGAATCGTTAAGATATCTGAGGTTAAAGGGAAGATTAAGGATATAGATTATCCTAAGAATGAAGATTATGAGGGTTTAGAGTTGTTAATAACCGAAGAAGTAGATTATGATGTCCAGTTCTTCTCAAATCCAGCTAGGATAGTCTTAGATATTCAAGGTGCTACAATTACCTCGAATTTGGACAAGCCTAAGGTAGATAGTGATTTAATTAAAGGCTACCATATCTCTCAATTAAATAATAATACTAAAGTAATAATAGACTTATATGATAATATAAATTATAATATTGAACAGAGAAAAGATGGAGATGAATATAAATATTTAGTAAAGCTGAGTCCAATTATTAACTCTATCAATTATGATGGTTCAAGGATTAATATTGGAGCTACAAGACCTTTAAATGCTACTAGGGTTAATTATCTGTCAAATCCTAGTAGAGTAGTGATTGATATTAAAAATGCTGCTTTAGAGAAGGCAAGAGAGCTAAAGGTTGAAGATAAGTCTATTAAGAGGGTTAGATTGAGCCAATTTCAGACTCAACCATATAATATAGTTAGAGTAGTCTTGGATTTAGAAGGTGAAATTAAGGTAGAAGTAGAAAATAATGGGGGGGACCTAGCGGTTATACCGTTAAGTAGCCAACTATTAGGAATAGATTATAGTTCAGAAGAAGACCTTTTATTTAAACTAAGTAATCAAGTAGAGCCAAAAGTATTCCCGCTGGTTAATGGCGATAGATTGGTCTTTGATTTTCCTTTCACAGTAAATACTATCAAAGAACATACTTTGAAGGTAGATAATAAACTAATTGAGGAGATTAGAATTTCTCAGTTTAATAAAGAAAAGTCAAGGGTAGTGGTTGACTTGACTAAATTAGTACCTTACAAACTAGAATGGAAAGGCAATAATCTTCAGGTAAAGTTGGTCAATAATTTGACTGGGGTGCATTTGGAAGAGAAGAAGTTAAAGCAGACTTTGAAGCTTTCTCTTTTAAAGGATAGAGAGTATAAGGTATATAAGTTAGTTAATCCTAATCGTTTAGTAATAGATATCTTTGATACTATAGTTGATCTCAAGCAGATTGAACTTTCCAAGGTTGATGGAATAATTAAGGATATTAGGGTTAGTCAATACTCTACAGATCCTAATCAAGTAAGAATAGCTTTGGAATTAGAAAAGGATTTAGATTTTGAAATCAAATCTGAAAGCATAACTGATAATATAGAGATAGATATAATAGAAGAACGTTTCAGGAGCTATTTAAAAGGTAAAGTAATAGTAGTAGATGCAGGGCATGGAGGTCGTGACCCTGGTGCTATAGGTTACTCTGGCTCTAGAGAAAAAGATTTGGTCTTAGATATGGCTCTGAGGTTAGAGGAGTTATTAGAAGATGGTGGGGCTGAGGTAATTATGACTAGAAAGACTGATGATTATATTGAATTGACAGACCGGTCCAAGATAGCCAATGATAATAATGCCGATATCTTTGTCAGTCTTCACCTTAACTCACATGTGGATGGTCAGTATAGTGGTACTGAAACTTATATAAGACCTAATTATAATCAGGCAAATTTATTATTAGCCAATCTGACTCAAAGAGCTTTACTTAGGGATTTAGGTACTTATGATCGTGGAGTGAAGGCTAATGATTTAAAAGTATTAGATACTACAAATATGCCTGCTGTTTTAAATGAAATTGCTTTTTTGAGTAATAAAGAAGAAGAAGTGTTGTTAATGAGTGAAGAGTTTAGGGATAAGGCAGCTATAGCTTTATACAAAGGTATCAATAATTACTTTAGGTTGTTGGCAGAGGAGGAGTCTTGA
- a CDS encoding Bax inhibitor-1/YccA family protein produces METQLSLGQIEAEQRNFIRKVYSWMALALVITAVVAIGTISSRTMLTLILGNSTVFYGLLIGELLLVMFLSARVDRMSVRTATLSFITYSVINGLTISVIFLVYTGGSIVSTFFIAASIFGFMSAYGYYTDNDLSNVGSICLMGLFGLIIATIINLFFYSSVLYWITTYAGVIIFTALTAYDTQKIKEMNVIGNEGTDEDTKESIIGALVLYLDFINLFLYLLRIFGRKK; encoded by the coding sequence ATGGAAACGCAACTTAGTCTAGGTCAGATAGAGGCTGAGCAGAGAAATTTTATTAGAAAGGTATATTCTTGGATGGCATTGGCTTTAGTGATAACAGCTGTTGTTGCTATTGGAACTATCTCTTCAAGGACAATGTTAACGCTGATTTTAGGTAACAGTACTGTCTTTTATGGATTACTGATAGGAGAGTTGTTGTTAGTAATGTTTTTATCTGCAAGAGTTGATAGAATGTCTGTTAGAACTGCAACCTTAAGTTTCATTACTTATTCAGTGATAAATGGTTTAACTATCTCTGTTATATTTTTGGTATATACAGGGGGTTCTATTGTATCTACCTTCTTTATTGCAGCTTCTATCTTTGGATTTATGAGTGCTTATGGCTATTACACTGACAATGATTTAAGTAATGTAGGTAGTATCTGTTTAATGGGGTTATTTGGTTTGATTATTGCTACTATAATTAATTTATTCTTTTATAGTAGTGTGCTTTATTGGATTACAACTTATGCGGGTGTTATTATCTTTACTGCATTGACAGCTTATGATACTCAGAAGATTAAAGAGATGAATGTGATTGGGAATGAAGGAACAGATGAGGATACAAAAGAGAGTATCATAGGTGCTTTGGTTTTATATCTTGATTTTATTAATTTATTTTTATATTTATTACGTATTTTTGGGCGTAAGAAATGA
- a CDS encoding TAXI family TRAP transporter solute-binding subunit, with the protein MFLTKNKVMFLSVLLVLGLFVVGCGSDKGVKTETKFLSIATGGTSGTYYPIGGAIAKIINEDVDNANASAQSTGASVTNTRLIAKKEVELAILQNDIASYAVNGKNQFADNPVENMKGIATLYPEVIQIVVREDAGIKSIQDLKGKKVAVGAPGSGVEANAKQILNFFGLTYDDVEEDYLSFGEAASRLKDRQIDAAFLTAGVPTAAVMDVAATQDINLLSFSKDEISKLNAEYPFLTGVKVPAGTYNGLDNDITTIALKATLVVEASLSEDLVYNITKAIFENRDKLIEAHDRAKDIKVENAQEGMTVELHPGAAKYFDEVK; encoded by the coding sequence ATGTTTTTGACTAAGAATAAGGTAATGTTTTTAAGTGTGTTGTTAGTGTTAGGTCTGTTTGTTGTAGGGTGCGGGTCAGATAAAGGTGTAAAGACTGAAACTAAGTTCTTATCTATTGCAACTGGAGGTACTTCAGGTACATATTATCCTATAGGTGGAGCTATTGCAAAGATAATTAATGAGGATGTAGATAATGCTAATGCATCGGCTCAGTCTACTGGTGCATCTGTAACTAATACAAGATTGATTGCTAAAAAAGAGGTAGAACTAGCTATCCTACAAAATGATATTGCTAGTTATGCAGTTAATGGAAAGAATCAATTTGCAGATAATCCTGTTGAAAATATGAAGGGAATTGCTACTTTGTATCCAGAGGTTATCCAAATTGTAGTTAGAGAGGATGCTGGAATTAAGAGTATCCAAGATTTAAAAGGTAAGAAAGTAGCAGTAGGTGCTCCAGGTAGTGGGGTAGAAGCAAATGCTAAACAAATTTTGAACTTTTTTGGATTGACTTATGATGATGTTGAAGAAGATTACTTATCCTTTGGTGAGGCAGCAAGTAGATTAAAGGATAGACAAATAGATGCAGCTTTCTTAACTGCTGGTGTACCAACAGCAGCGGTAATGGATGTAGCTGCTACTCAAGATATAAACTTACTAAGTTTTAGCAAAGATGAAATCAGTAAATTAAATGCAGAATATCCATTCTTAACTGGAGTTAAAGTACCAGCAGGAACATATAATGGACTAGATAATGATATTACTACCATTGCTTTGAAAGCTACTTTAGTGGTAGAAGCAAGTTTATCTGAAGACTTAGTGTACAATATTACTAAGGCTATCTTTGAAAATAGAGATAAGCTAATTGAAGCTCATGATAGAGCTAAAGATATTAAAGTAGAGAATGCACAAGAGGGAATGACTGTAGAACTTCATCCAGGTGCTGCTAAATACTTTGACGAAGTAAAATAG
- a CDS encoding lipase chaperone: MKKSISIFLITVLLVSSTSSVSIAKAKNEKHKHKNQHSYSNISVDNNFIKKVFNIGDKEIRYFKDFNIGTEELSLILYLYSISNKDITTTDINFIVENKDNLPRLTWYLGLPPIIFEDGIITLRHPKLDRTLPPLGQKVYKNSRKGPVKEKIDIDDNKYEYEYDSKPARIKEKIEIKADKYEYKYENKRLGIEEKLEVKYPSYKYEYHYKNERTGENIKKEGRGYPLSPRYFYQKLKDKKERESNFNVSIRIDINLSR; encoded by the coding sequence ATGAAAAAGAGCATATCAATATTTTTAATAACTGTGTTACTAGTATCTTCGACCTCTTCTGTCTCAATAGCTAAAGCTAAAAACGAAAAACATAAACATAAAAATCAACATTCTTATAGTAATATTTCAGTTGATAATAACTTTATCAAAAAAGTCTTTAATATAGGAGATAAAGAGATTAGATACTTCAAAGACTTTAATATAGGCACGGAAGAGTTAAGCTTAATCTTATATCTATACTCTATATCTAATAAGGACATTACTACTACTGATATCAATTTTATTGTTGAGAACAAAGATAATCTACCTAGATTAACTTGGTATCTTGGATTACCGCCGATTATCTTTGAAGATGGAATCATCACTTTGCGCCATCCAAAATTAGATAGAACTCTCCCTCCTTTAGGACAGAAAGTCTATAAAAACAGCCGCAAAGGACCAGTCAAGGAAAAGATTGATATAGATGATAACAAGTATGAATACGAATATGATAGTAAACCTGCAAGGATCAAAGAAAAGATTGAAATTAAGGCTGACAAATATGAATACAAGTATGAGAATAAACGCTTAGGAATCGAGGAGAAACTAGAGGTAAAATATCCTTCTTATAAATACGAATATCATTATAAAAATGAAAGAACAGGAGAAAATATCAAAAAGGAAGGAAGAGGTTATCCACTTAGTCCTAGATACTTCTATCAAAAGCTAAAGGATAAAAAAGAAAGGGAATCTAACTTTAATGTATCTATAAGGATAGATATAAATTTATCAAGATAG
- a CDS encoding glucose-6-phosphate isomerase gives MTKRYEDASWKESMRIKLDVNNMFAETVGEEHGYTKADVDAMQERATAGHKAIRAAKEAGKLGFMELPESHKAIAKEIKEYADANKDKYDNFVVLGIGGSALGNIALQTALNHPYYNLNEEARNGYPRLFVPDNVDPTRLKGLLETLDLSRTMFNVISKSGGTAETMSQFLTARAMVVEELGEDAVADHFIATTSEHSGNLIKIAKEEGLKTYYIPENVGGRFSVLTPVGLVSAAFTGIDIEELLAGAAYMDEICNTDDLWKNPAYLNATLQYLADQDGKPMSVMMPYAHDLKDLADWYRQLWAESLGKKFSRQGEVVNVGPTPVKALGATDQHSQAQLYMEGPFDKVVTFLEVENYKETLEIAPGYEDISGVSYLGGHTFNELLTVEKKATELALVDNNRLNCTVIFPEVNAFTIGQFFYMYELSTALMGEFYNINAFDQPGVELGKQYAYGVLGREGFDKKKEEFDARPAKNSDLIL, from the coding sequence ATGACAAAAAGATATGAAGATGCTTCATGGAAAGAGTCTATGCGCATCAAGTTAGATGTAAACAATATGTTTGCTGAAACTGTTGGTGAAGAGCATGGATATACTAAAGCTGATGTAGATGCTATGCAAGAGAGAGCAACAGCTGGTCATAAAGCCATTAGAGCTGCTAAGGAGGCAGGAAAATTAGGATTTATGGAGTTACCTGAAAGCCATAAAGCTATTGCTAAAGAGATTAAAGAGTATGCTGATGCTAATAAGGATAAGTATGATAATTTTGTAGTATTAGGAATTGGTGGTTCTGCATTAGGTAATATTGCATTACAGACTGCTTTAAATCATCCATACTACAATTTAAATGAAGAAGCTAGAAATGGATATCCAAGATTATTCGTTCCTGATAATGTAGACCCAACTAGATTAAAAGGGTTATTAGAGACATTAGATTTATCAAGAACTATGTTCAATGTAATCTCTAAATCTGGTGGTACTGCTGAGACAATGAGCCAATTCTTAACCGCTCGTGCTATGGTAGTAGAAGAATTAGGTGAAGATGCAGTAGCTGATCACTTTATTGCTACTACAAGTGAACATTCTGGTAATCTAATCAAGATTGCTAAAGAAGAGGGATTGAAGACTTATTATATTCCTGAAAATGTAGGAGGAAGATTCTCTGTATTAACTCCAGTAGGATTAGTTTCTGCTGCATTTACTGGAATCGATATCGAAGAGTTATTAGCAGGGGCAGCTTATATGGATGAAATCTGTAATACAGATGATCTATGGAAGAACCCAGCTTATTTAAATGCTACTTTACAATATTTAGCTGACCAAGATGGTAAGCCAATGTCTGTAATGATGCCATATGCACATGACTTAAAGGATCTTGCTGATTGGTATCGCCAATTATGGGCTGAATCTTTAGGTAAGAAGTTTAGCCGCCAAGGTGAAGTTGTAAATGTAGGACCTACTCCAGTTAAAGCATTAGGTGCTACTGACCAACATTCTCAAGCTCAACTATATATGGAAGGGCCTTTTGATAAGGTGGTTACCTTCTTAGAAGTAGAGAATTATAAAGAGACTTTAGAGATTGCTCCTGGTTATGAAGATATTTCTGGAGTATCTTATTTAGGTGGGCACACTTTCAATGAGTTATTAACTGTTGAAAAGAAAGCTACTGAATTGGCATTAGTTGATAATAATAGGCTAAACTGCACAGTTATCTTCCCTGAGGTAAATGCGTTTACTATCGGTCAATTCTTCTATATGTATGAATTATCTACTGCACTTATGGGAGAGTTCTATAATATTAATGCCTTTGACCAACCAGGTGTAGAATTAGGTAAGCAATACGCTTATGGTGTATTAGGTAGAGAAGGTTTTGATAAGAAGAAGGAAGAGTTTGATGCTCGTCCAGCTAAAAATAGTGATTTAATCTTATAA